The DNA region TATTTGTGATAATAAATGACTTTATCAGGCTTTTCTCTGGGAAGAAGTTTTAGAAAGGTTTTCCTGGCACTTTCTCCCAGTCCTTGAGGAATAGCTCTATGCCCTTATCCGTTAGTGGGTGTTGGAATAGCTTTTTCATTACCTCAAAGGGCATGGTGCATATATCCGCTCCTATGAGAGCCGCCTCCACCACGTGCATTGGATGTCTCACGCTTGCTACAATTATCTCAGTGTCGTATTCATAGTTGTCAAATATAGTTTTTATGTCTCTTATTATCCTCATACCGTCGTTTGACGCGTCATCTAACCTACCTATGAAGGGTGAAACATACGTAGCTCCAGCCTTTGCAGCTATGAGGGCTTGGGATGGGGAAAACACCAAGGTAACATTAACCGGTATGCCTTCCGATTCCAGCTCCTGCACCGCTTTAATGCCTTCCGGAGTCATGGGGATCTTTACTACCACATTGTCGCCAAGCTCCGCAAGCTTTCTGCCTTCTTCAATCATGCCCTTTGCATCCCTTGACACCGTCTCTAAGCTTACCGGTCCATCCACCAACTGCAGAATTTCCTTTGCCACTTCCAAAAAGGGCCTACCTGTCTTTGCTATAAGGCTTGGATTGGTGGTAACACCATCCAAAATACCCCACTCTAAGGCTTGCTTTATCTCTTCCACATTTCCTGTGTCTAAGAAGAACTGCATGGAAGAACCTCCTAATTTTTAGTTTGCTCTTTTTAGTTTTTCGTAGGCAGAGACCAAGTATCCCAAAAAGGCATTCTCTGGCTGAGCTCCTACAAACTCCGCCAAACCTCTGTTTATAACTATTTTTGGCACACCCACCACCTGATACAGCTCTGCAAGGTCCATGTTTTCTCCTGCATCTACGATGATCGCACTTACATAATCGCTTGCCATTGCAAAGTTCATGGCTGTTATAGCTGCAGCAGGGCAGTATCCACAACTCGTGGTCACAAAAACCATAATTTCCATAGGCAGGTCTATGGTTTGGAGTATCTCTACAGTCCTATCGCTCAGCTTTGGTCTTCTTTTGGAAACTTGGATGATGCCGTTTATAAGCGTGGAAAACTCAAGACCTGCAGGAAGTCCTATATATCTTATGCCATAGTCTTTATCTCCCTCTATGACCAATGTGGGCACCCGCTCTATTTTGTATGCTTCCGCTACAGCCCTGTCTATCAGGGGCGAGTAAAATTCAAGCTTTAACTTATCCGAAGATAGGCTCCCAACCTCTTTGAGAAGTTTCTCTGCGGTTGGACACGTCTCACAACCTATAGCTTGACTAAAGAGTTTAACCTTTACCTCGTTTTCAAGCTCCTTTTCAAACAGGTCTCTCAGTTGGGTTCTAACTTCCAGATTTAATAACATTTAAAGATCCTCCTACGAAATATAATTATAAACTTAAATACGTTGGGTGAGAAATTAGGAAAAGGGTAAATTATCTTGTTAGAAAAGCATCGGGGAGACAGGGTATCTAATGGTTAAAATAGGTATCACCATAGGAGATCCAGCGGGTATAGGACCGGAGCTAATAGTTCGCTTGACGGAACACTTTGATAAGGACAAGGCTTATATCATATACGGAGAAGGAAAAGTCTTAAAAGCCTGTGCAAGGGAGTTAGGCAGAAGCTTTGAAGCGGATTTGATAAACTCTCCAGAAGAGGCTAAAAACCCAGGTGTTTATCTAATTGACCTAAATGTCTGTGAAGTGGAAAAGCCCGAACCTTCATTTACTTCTGGTAAGGTGGCAGTGGCCTACTTGGGAAGGGTGGCAGTGGATGCGGTTCATGGAAAAATAGATGGTCTTATTACCATGCCTATAAACAAGTTTTGGGCAAGGCTGGTCGGTTTTTCCTACGAAGGACAGACAGAATTTTTAGTCCAGGCCTTTGGTGTTAGAAAATACGCCATGCTGATGTACTCTGAGAAGATAAAAGTAGCTTTACTTTCAACCCACCTTTCTTTGAAAGAAGCCATAGAAAAGGTTACCAAACAAAACATTGTCAGTAAGGTGAAGCTTATAGCTGAGGAGTATGAAAGATGGTTTGGCGTGAACTCCACCATTGGAATACTTGGCTTGAACCCCCATGCGGGAGAAGGTGGAACAATAGGAGAGGAGGAAGTAAAAGAAATAATGCCTGCAGTGGAAGAACTAAAAGCTGAGGGTTATAGAGTTGAAGGCCCCCTTCCTCCGGATTCAGCCTTTCTGAGAAGAGACCTTGATTTGTTTTTCTGCATGTATCACGACCAGGGGTTAATACCCTTTAAGCTTTTGGCTTTTAAAGAGGGAGTTAACATGACTCTTGGTATCCCCTTTCCAAGAACTTCTCCAGACCACGGCACAGCTTACGATATTGCGTGGAAAGGCATAGCGGACCTTTCTCCTTCTTTACATGCCCTAAAGCTGTGTGAGAAGCTTGCAACAGTTAAAAAAACTTCACAAAAACAAAGCTGAACCTATTCTTATTATGGTCGTACCTTCCTCTATAGCCACTTCAAAGTCGTTGGACATGCCCATAGAAAGGTGGGGAAGCTTAACCTTATAGGCTTCTTCTAACTTTTCTTTTAACTCTCTTAGCCTCGCAAAGTATGGTCTTACTTTTTCTGGGTCTTCCTCGTAGGGGGGTATGGCCATCAGCCCAAGGACTTTTATGTTTTTGAGGTTTAAGCAGTACTCAAAAAGTTTCTTTAGCTCTTCTGGGCTTACTCCACCCTTTGTTTCCTCTCCACCTAAATTGACCTCTATGAGCACCTCTTGAACCTTTTGTATCTTTTCTGCTCTTTTGTTTATCTCCTCGGCAAGAGCTGGTCTATCTACAGAATGGATAAGAGAAACCTTGTCTATGATGTATTTGACTTTGTTTGTCTGAAGGTTTCCTATGAAGTGCCAGTCTATGGGTAGGTCTTTTAGAATTTCCAGTTTCTTTAAAAAATCCTGCGCCCTACTTTCTCCAAAGACCTTAACACCACATTGATAAGCCTGTCTTATCTTTTCGGCGTCCGCATACTTGGATGCTCCAAGAAGGATTATTTCTTCTCTTTTTCTTCCTGCCCTCTGGCAGGCTCTAAAAATACTCTCTTCTATCCTTTGAACATTCTGGCAGACCACATTATAATTATATTTCAGCCGGAGTGGCGGAACTGGCAGACGCGGGAGACTCAAAATCTCCTGCCCGCAAGGGCGTGGGGGTTCGAGTCCCTCCTCCGGCATAAAAAATGAAAAGCATAATAGTCCTACTTTCCGGTGGAATAGACAGCGCAGTTCTGCTCTGGCTTGCAAAGAGAGAATACGATAGAGTTTTGGCTCTTTCCTTTGATTATGGACAAAAACACAAAGTTGAGTTAAAGTATGCAAGGGAGCTGGCAAAGATTGCAGGGGTAGAGCACCTAATCGTAGAATTGCCCTCCCTTAAGGGGATAAAAGGTTCAGCCCTTTTGGAGGGTGGTCCGGAGGTGCCCTCTGAAGAGTACCACAAAGACACTCCACCTATAACTACTGTTCCTATGAGAAACCTGATCTTTTTAGCCATAGCGGGGGCTTATGCAGACGCTTACGAGATTGACACCATAGGCATTGCGGTTCATTCTTTGGACTCTCCCTATCCAGACTGTAGGCCGGAGTTTATAAGTGCTGCAGAGAGTGCATTGACCTGTGGTTCCACTTTGAGTGCAAAGAGGAAAGTAAGACTTAAAGTTTATGCACCCTTTTTGGGTATGACAAAAAGGGATATCGTTAGTTTGGGTATGTCTTTGTGTGTGCCTTTTGAAAAGACTTACTCCTGCTACAGAGGAACTGAGCCTCCCTGCGGAGAGTGTGCCACCTGCAGGCAAAGGGAAGAAGCTTTAAGAAGCATTCTGTTATAATAACACCTTGGTGGTTGAAGTATATAAGCTTCACGGTCTTTCTGAACAAGAGTACAAAAGCATTGTTGAAAAGCTCGGCAGGGAGCCAAATCAAGTGGAGCTTGGCATTTTGGGAGCCCTT from Thermocrinis sp. includes:
- the fsa gene encoding fructose-6-phosphate aldolase, producing the protein MQFFLDTGNVEEIKQALEWGILDGVTTNPSLIAKTGRPFLEVAKEILQLVDGPVSLETVSRDAKGMIEEGRKLAELGDNVVVKIPMTPEGIKAVQELESEGIPVNVTLVFSPSQALIAAKAGATYVSPFIGRLDDASNDGMRIIRDIKTIFDNYEYDTEIIVASVRHPMHVVEAALIGADICTMPFEVMKKLFQHPLTDKGIELFLKDWEKVPGKPF
- a CDS encoding thioredoxin family protein, encoding MLLNLEVRTQLRDLFEKELENEVKVKLFSQAIGCETCPTAEKLLKEVGSLSSDKLKLEFYSPLIDRAVAEAYKIERVPTLVIEGDKDYGIRYIGLPAGLEFSTLINGIIQVSKRRPKLSDRTVEILQTIDLPMEIMVFVTTSCGYCPAAAITAMNFAMASDYVSAIIVDAGENMDLAELYQVVGVPKIVINRGLAEFVGAQPENAFLGYLVSAYEKLKRAN
- the pdxA gene encoding 4-hydroxythreonine-4-phosphate dehydrogenase PdxA; translation: MVKIGITIGDPAGIGPELIVRLTEHFDKDKAYIIYGEGKVLKACARELGRSFEADLINSPEEAKNPGVYLIDLNVCEVEKPEPSFTSGKVAVAYLGRVAVDAVHGKIDGLITMPINKFWARLVGFSYEGQTEFLVQAFGVRKYAMLMYSEKIKVALLSTHLSLKEAIEKVTKQNIVSKVKLIAEEYERWFGVNSTIGILGLNPHAGEGGTIGEEEVKEIMPAVEELKAEGYRVEGPLPPDSAFLRRDLDLFFCMYHDQGLIPFKLLAFKEGVNMTLGIPFPRTSPDHGTAYDIAWKGIADLSPSLHALKLCEKLATVKKTSQKQS
- a CDS encoding YggS family pyridoxal phosphate-dependent enzyme, whose protein sequence is MVCQNVQRIEESIFRACQRAGRKREEIILLGASKYADAEKIRQAYQCGVKVFGESRAQDFLKKLEILKDLPIDWHFIGNLQTNKVKYIIDKVSLIHSVDRPALAEEINKRAEKIQKVQEVLIEVNLGGEETKGGVSPEELKKLFEYCLNLKNIKVLGLMAIPPYEEDPEKVRPYFARLRELKEKLEEAYKVKLPHLSMGMSNDFEVAIEEGTTIIRIGSALFL
- the queC gene encoding 7-cyano-7-deazaguanine synthase QueC codes for the protein MKSIIVLLSGGIDSAVLLWLAKREYDRVLALSFDYGQKHKVELKYARELAKIAGVEHLIVELPSLKGIKGSALLEGGPEVPSEEYHKDTPPITTVPMRNLIFLAIAGAYADAYEIDTIGIAVHSLDSPYPDCRPEFISAAESALTCGSTLSAKRKVRLKVYAPFLGMTKRDIVSLGMSLCVPFEKTYSCYRGTEPPCGECATCRQREEALRSILL